In one window of Kiritimatiellia bacterium DNA:
- a CDS encoding NYN domain-containing protein — translation MSWRRPCVLVDGYNLLYRLEGARAGGGGWAARHRLIRELERTVGLIAERVTVVFDGRHGAVADVGDSLVEVVFAHPPLSADAWIERAVRAAAEPQAVLVVSSDRLVRQSAEAAGAVTMGCSEFLELCSRARRSQPPPTPPPGRRFGPSLGDAFPT, via the coding sequence ATGAGCTGGCGGCGCCCATGCGTGCTGGTGGACGGCTACAACCTGCTCTATCGCCTGGAGGGCGCTCGCGCGGGCGGGGGTGGATGGGCGGCCCGGCACCGGTTGATCCGCGAGCTGGAGCGGACCGTTGGACTGATCGCGGAGCGGGTGACTGTGGTGTTCGACGGCCGGCACGGCGCCGTGGCGGACGTTGGGGATTCCCTCGTAGAAGTCGTCTTTGCCCACCCGCCCCTCAGCGCGGATGCATGGATCGAGCGAGCGGTGCGTGCCGCTGCGGAACCCCAGGCGGTGCTGGTGGTCAGTTCCGACCGACTGGTGCGGCAGTCAGCCGAAGCGGCGGGCGCGGTGACGATGGGGTGCAGCGAATTTCTTGAACTCTGCAGCAGGGCCCGCCGGTCGCAGCCGCCGCCCACACCGCCGCCCGGGCGGCGCTTCGGACCGTCGCTCGGGGATGCGTTCCCGACCTAA
- a CDS encoding CNNM domain-containing protein, with amino-acid sequence MIVLEVMALLVALLGSAFFAGIETGVIAMNRLRLRHLVQHRVRGAAEIEAMLERPDVLLGTTLVGTNLCHVTMAVVASHLAVRAGWRWAEAIAGAVVTLVLLVFGEYVPKAWFQAFPTHRVLPWARLLRAASVVLLPARVVLAAIVRPFLRPAAPAASAAPLLTRDEFVHLAHEGRQSGILSPVEANMITGVIRIGGIRCRDIMRPIEQATVVPKGMPVPELLAIARTTDFSRFPVRDPNSGEIVGVVNIYDVLSDADAERRTVDHYMRRPQLVAEHTIADHVMPRMRVTRQPLMLVADEGGRVTGILTLEDVLAIMVGQPKAAPA; translated from the coding sequence ATGATCGTGCTGGAAGTGATGGCGCTGCTGGTTGCGCTCCTTGGCAGCGCGTTTTTTGCCGGCATCGAGACCGGCGTGATCGCGATGAACCGTTTGCGGCTGCGGCACCTTGTGCAGCACCGGGTGCGCGGCGCCGCGGAGATCGAGGCGATGCTGGAGCGTCCGGACGTGCTGCTGGGCACCACGCTGGTGGGCACGAACCTCTGCCACGTGACGATGGCGGTGGTCGCCTCGCATCTCGCGGTGCGGGCGGGCTGGCGGTGGGCCGAGGCGATCGCGGGCGCGGTGGTGACGCTCGTGCTACTGGTGTTCGGCGAATACGTGCCGAAGGCGTGGTTCCAGGCGTTCCCGACCCATCGCGTGCTGCCGTGGGCGCGGCTGCTGCGCGCGGCCTCCGTGGTGCTGTTGCCCGCCCGTGTGGTGCTGGCCGCAATCGTGCGTCCGTTTCTGCGGCCCGCCGCACCGGCCGCCAGTGCGGCGCCGTTGCTCACGCGCGACGAATTTGTGCACCTCGCGCACGAAGGCCGCCAAAGCGGGATTCTCTCGCCGGTGGAGGCGAACATGATCACCGGCGTGATCCGCATCGGCGGAATCCGCTGTCGCGATATCATGCGCCCCATCGAACAGGCCACCGTGGTGCCGAAAGGGATGCCGGTGCCGGAGCTGCTCGCGATCGCGCGCACGACGGACTTCTCCCGCTTCCCGGTGCGCGATCCGAACAGCGGTGAAATCGTGGGCGTGGTGAACATCTACGACGTGCTGTCGGACGCGGACGCGGAACGCCGGACGGTGGACCATTACATGCGCCGACCGCAGCTGGTCGCGGAGCATACGATTGCCGACCACGTGATGCCGCGGATGCGCGTCACTCGGCAGCCGCTGATGCTGGTGGCGGACGAGGGGGGTCGGGTGACCGGAATTCTCACGCTCGAAGATGTGCTCGCGATTATGGTGGGCCAGCCGAAGGCCGCTCCGGCATGA
- a CDS encoding NifU family protein yields the protein MSQSNTVPAPEPSTSFEERVRRLIEDHVNPALASHGGFARLVGVENHDVLLELGGGCRGCPGARMTVHRGIEAFLREQIPEVGRVIDVTDHGR from the coding sequence ATGAGCCAGTCCAATACCGTGCCCGCGCCCGAGCCGTCCACCTCGTTCGAAGAACGTGTCCGCCGTCTGATCGAGGACCACGTCAACCCCGCGCTCGCCAGCCACGGCGGATTCGCCCGGCTGGTCGGCGTCGAGAACCACGACGTACTGCTCGAGCTGGGCGGCGGCTGCCGCGGCTGTCCCGGCGCGCGAATGACCGTGCACCGGGGCATTGAGGCGTTTCTTCGCGAGCAGATCCCAGAGGTCGGCCGGGTGATCGACGTGACCGACCACGGGCGCTGA